One genomic region from Marinobacter szutsaonensis encodes:
- a CDS encoding HAMP domain-containing sensor histidine kinase yields MKLLSQLRTSTFQLALLYMVVFATSVFLLLAFIYWRTAGFMTAQTDQTIEAEIAGLAEQYRGRGVNGLITIIRERVARDPNAKSIYLLTTDDFLKLAGNIEAWPEGSRSESGWINFTLNESVGWTGPERLARARIFEVQGGLRLLVGRDVDELTNLKRVIETAINWGMGITLALALLGGFLMSRSTTRRIEVINNTSRRIMNGHLSLRIPTRGTDDDFDQLAENLNQMLDRIVYLMEGIRHVSDSIAHDLRTPLTRLRNQLENTLITVDDDEAREHVGQAVAEADQLLATFNALLRIARLETRGNAADMKAVSLDELVSDACELYEALAEDKEQNFEQSLAKGVMIEGDRDLLFQMVSNLIDNAIKYTPEKGRIGIVVRREGNEAIFEVQDSGIGIPDDEKDQVFQRFYRVGKSRSLPGNGLGLSLVSAVAEIHQGRIVLSDTYPGEESPGLTVTVRMPAFTAARKRIKATQAESGEAAGAETKAPAETSGH; encoded by the coding sequence GTGAAACTGCTTAGTCAGCTCAGAACCTCTACTTTCCAGCTCGCCCTGCTGTACATGGTGGTTTTTGCCACCTCGGTATTCCTGTTACTGGCCTTCATCTACTGGCGTACAGCAGGCTTCATGACCGCCCAGACCGACCAGACCATCGAGGCGGAAATCGCCGGTCTGGCGGAGCAGTACCGGGGCCGGGGTGTAAATGGCCTGATCACCATCATCCGGGAGCGGGTTGCCCGGGACCCCAACGCCAAATCCATCTATCTGCTGACCACCGACGACTTCCTCAAGCTGGCCGGCAACATTGAGGCCTGGCCGGAAGGCAGCCGTTCGGAAAGCGGCTGGATCAATTTCACCCTGAACGAATCCGTTGGCTGGACCGGACCGGAGCGGCTGGCCCGTGCCCGGATTTTCGAGGTCCAGGGCGGGTTGCGCCTGTTGGTCGGCCGGGATGTGGATGAACTGACTAACCTCAAGCGGGTGATCGAAACCGCCATCAACTGGGGCATGGGCATCACCCTGGCTCTGGCCCTGCTCGGCGGTTTCTTGATGAGCCGCAGCACTACTCGGCGGATCGAGGTAATCAACAATACTTCCCGGCGGATCATGAACGGTCACCTGTCTCTGCGCATACCCACCCGGGGCACTGACGACGACTTTGACCAGTTGGCGGAAAACCTCAACCAGATGCTGGACCGGATCGTGTACCTGATGGAGGGTATCCGTCACGTTTCCGACAGCATTGCCCATGACCTGCGGACGCCACTCACGCGGCTTCGCAACCAGCTGGAAAACACCCTGATCACGGTGGATGACGACGAGGCGAGGGAGCATGTCGGCCAGGCGGTCGCCGAGGCGGACCAGCTGCTGGCTACCTTCAATGCCCTGCTGCGGATCGCCCGTCTGGAAACCCGGGGCAATGCTGCGGACATGAAAGCGGTCTCCCTGGACGAACTGGTTTCAGATGCCTGCGAACTCTACGAAGCGCTGGCGGAAGACAAGGAGCAGAACTTCGAGCAGTCCCTGGCCAAGGGCGTGATGATCGAAGGGGATCGGGACCTGCTGTTCCAGATGGTCAGTAACCTGATTGATAACGCCATCAAGTACACGCCGGAGAAAGGCCGGATCGGTATTGTGGTGAGGCGTGAAGGCAATGAGGCTATCTTCGAAGTCCAGGACAGCGGTATCGGTATTCCCGATGATGAAAAGGATCAGGTATTCCAGCGGTTCTACCGGGTCGGCAAGAGCCGGTCACTGCCCGGTAACGGTCTGGGTCTGAGCCTGGTCAGCGCGGTGGCAGAAATCCACCAGGGGCGGATCGTTCTGAGTGATACCTACCCGGGAGAGGAATCACCGGGGTTGACCGTAACGGTACGGATGCCGGCTTTCACCGCCGCCCGGAAACGGATCAAGGCGACCCAGGCAGAATCGGGAGAAGCTGCCGGTGCGGAAACCAAGGCACCGGCAGAAACGTCAGGCCACTGA
- the greB gene encoding transcription elongation factor GreB, whose translation MNQASGNGGARPRYITPEGEQALRKELQYLWKEKRPQVTQAVREAAALGDRSENAEYIYGKKQLREIDRRVRFLSKRLEEVTVVDRLPEQRDQVFFGAWVTIEEEDGREQTFRLVGADEFDLNKGYLSINSPMARALIGKHLDDEVSVRTPEGFKSVFITGIHYGSAPEDK comes from the coding sequence ATGAATCAGGCATCCGGTAATGGCGGTGCCCGGCCGCGCTATATCACGCCAGAGGGCGAACAGGCGCTCCGCAAAGAGCTGCAATACCTGTGGAAGGAGAAACGCCCGCAGGTGACCCAGGCCGTGCGCGAGGCCGCTGCCCTCGGCGATCGTTCGGAAAACGCCGAGTATATCTATGGCAAGAAGCAGCTGCGGGAGATCGACCGGCGGGTCCGCTTTCTCAGCAAGCGTCTGGAGGAGGTCACCGTTGTCGATCGGCTTCCGGAGCAGCGGGACCAGGTCTTCTTCGGCGCCTGGGTGACCATCGAGGAGGAGGATGGCAGGGAGCAGACCTTCCGGCTGGTGGGGGCCGACGAGTTCGATCTCAACAAGGGCTATCTCAGCATCAACTCACCCATGGCCCGGGCCCTGATTGGCAAGCACCTGGACGATGAAGTCAGCGTGCGCACCCCGGAAGGGTTCAAGTCGGTGTTCATTACCGGGATCCATTACGGATCGGCCCCGGAAGACAAGTGA
- a CDS encoding site-specific integrase: MTITQALEQSQPDLVRRLTAAIREQQLNQRAEQTYLHWITRFVLFHDSKDPEALESEDQQQFLSYLSEGMRVSRARLNQARQALAFFYEKVLEKSELSGVVAA, from the coding sequence ATGACAATCACCCAGGCACTGGAGCAATCCCAGCCGGACCTCGTCCGTCGTCTGACCGCTGCCATCCGGGAGCAACAGCTCAACCAACGCGCAGAACAAACCTACCTGCACTGGATTACCCGTTTCGTGCTGTTCCACGATTCCAAGGACCCCGAGGCCCTGGAAAGCGAGGATCAACAACAGTTTCTGAGCTATCTCAGCGAGGGCATGCGGGTGTCCCGGGCGCGTCTCAACCAGGCCAGGCAGGCACTGGCGTTCTTCTACGAGAAGGTGCTCGAAAAATCCGAACTGAGCGGTGTCGTAGCCGCCTGA
- a CDS encoding MaoC family dehydratase has protein sequence MVSIALNDLENYKGVVIGHSPWTTISQDMINAFADATGDHQWIHVDVERAKRESLWKSPVAHGYLTASLIPMLNSQALKVTGTSATINYGLDKLRFPAAVKAGAEIRSKVELKDLTQVDDKRVLATYRTTIEIRGENKPACVADNLAMYVI, from the coding sequence ATGGTTTCAATCGCGCTCAACGACCTGGAGAACTACAAGGGCGTGGTCATCGGCCATAGTCCCTGGACCACCATCAGCCAGGACATGATCAACGCGTTTGCCGATGCCACCGGCGATCACCAGTGGATCCACGTGGATGTCGAGCGGGCGAAGCGTGAGTCGCTCTGGAAAAGCCCGGTGGCTCACGGCTACCTCACCGCGTCCCTGATCCCCATGCTCAACAGCCAGGCCCTGAAGGTCACTGGTACCTCCGCCACAATCAACTATGGCCTGGACAAGCTGAGGTTCCCGGCGGCGGTGAAGGCGGGAGCGGAAATCCGCAGCAAGGTGGAACTGAAGGACCTGACACAGGTTGACGACAAACGAGTGCTGGCGACCTACCGCACCACCATCGAAATCCGCGGTGAGAACAAACCCGCCTGCGTGGCTGACAACCTCGCCATGTACGTGATCTGA
- a CDS encoding class II aldolase/adducin family protein, producing MTTDTAPLDTADLKKAEWKVRTELAAAYRLVALFGWDDLVFTHLSARVPGPEHHFLINPYGLLFHEITASSLVKVDQNGEVVESGSISRVNPAGFTIHSAVHMGREDAGAVMHLHAADGVAVSAHRDGLLPLSQTAMLCLEHLSYHEYEGVALNLDERERLIRDLGDKSMMLLRNHGVLTAGKDVPETFTYLYFLMKACEIQVKAQSCGPVHLPSDQAIRTTAEQSQSLGMAAKLTWPALVRLLDSKNPGYGV from the coding sequence ATGACAACAGACACCGCCCCCCTGGACACCGCAGACCTGAAAAAAGCCGAATGGAAGGTGAGAACCGAACTGGCGGCGGCCTACCGGCTGGTTGCCCTGTTTGGTTGGGACGACCTGGTCTTTACCCACCTGTCCGCTCGGGTACCCGGTCCCGAACATCATTTCCTGATCAACCCCTACGGCCTGCTGTTCCACGAAATCACTGCCTCCTCACTGGTGAAAGTCGATCAGAATGGCGAGGTGGTGGAGTCCGGCAGTATCAGCCGCGTCAATCCGGCCGGGTTTACCATTCACAGCGCCGTCCACATGGGGCGGGAGGATGCCGGGGCCGTCATGCACCTGCACGCCGCCGATGGCGTCGCCGTCTCGGCCCACCGGGACGGACTACTGCCGTTGAGCCAGACCGCCATGCTGTGCCTGGAGCACCTGAGTTATCACGAATACGAGGGTGTTGCCCTGAATCTGGATGAACGGGAGCGCCTGATCCGGGACCTGGGCGACAAATCGATGATGCTCCTGCGCAACCATGGCGTACTGACCGCCGGCAAGGATGTCCCCGAGACCTTCACCTACCTGTATTTCCTGATGAAGGCCTGCGAGATCCAGGTCAAGGCCCAAAGCTGCGGTCCGGTCCATCTGCCCTCGGACCAGGCAATCCGGACGACCGCGGAACAGTCCCAGTCCCTGGGTATGGCTGCCAAGCTGACCTGGCCGGCACTGGTGCGCCTGCTGGACAGCAAGAACCCCGGCTACGGCGTGTGA
- a CDS encoding acyl-CoA dehydrogenase, which translates to MDFRLNEEQQMLQDTVARLVRGEYSFEKRLEYSESDLGFSEDFWKQLGELGLTAVPFPEELGGFGGSGVEVQSVMTELGRGLCIEPYLQSVVLGGGLISQSGNDPQKEQWLGGIASGETRAAVGLQEPQSFYDLNDVETRAEKSGDNYVLNGRKAVVIGGHCADVLVVSARTSGDSRDADGISLFLVPADADGLERRTYPTIDGAKGCDLFLNNVTVGADALLGEEGQGAGVIEYQAGRAIAALCGEAVGVMEVACDLTLEYLKQRKQFGVPIGRFQVLQHRMVDMMSELEQARSMAILAASVADEPQSDERRRILSAAKNVIGRSGQFISEQGIQSHGGIGMTWEYNFAHYAKRLIMINHQLGDDDFHLERYATLLQAS; encoded by the coding sequence ATGGATTTCCGACTCAACGAAGAGCAGCAGATGTTGCAGGACACCGTGGCCCGCCTGGTACGCGGTGAGTACAGTTTCGAAAAACGCCTGGAGTACAGCGAATCCGATCTGGGCTTCAGTGAGGATTTCTGGAAACAGCTGGGTGAGCTGGGCCTCACTGCCGTGCCCTTCCCCGAGGAGCTGGGCGGCTTTGGCGGCAGCGGCGTGGAAGTGCAGAGTGTGATGACCGAACTCGGTCGTGGCCTGTGTATCGAACCCTACCTGCAATCGGTCGTCCTGGGCGGCGGGCTGATCAGCCAGTCCGGTAATGACCCGCAGAAAGAGCAGTGGCTCGGCGGCATCGCCAGCGGCGAAACCCGGGCGGCTGTGGGTTTGCAGGAGCCCCAGAGCTTCTACGATCTGAACGACGTGGAAACCCGTGCCGAAAAGTCCGGTGACAACTATGTCCTGAACGGCCGCAAGGCCGTGGTTATCGGCGGTCACTGCGCCGATGTACTGGTGGTCTCGGCCCGCACATCCGGCGACAGCCGGGATGCCGACGGCATCAGCCTGTTCCTGGTACCCGCCGATGCCGATGGGCTCGAGCGTCGCACCTACCCGACCATCGACGGCGCCAAGGGCTGCGACCTGTTCCTGAACAACGTCACCGTTGGCGCAGATGCTCTGCTGGGCGAGGAAGGCCAGGGAGCCGGGGTTATCGAGTACCAGGCCGGTCGCGCTATCGCTGCCCTGTGTGGCGAGGCTGTAGGCGTGATGGAAGTAGCCTGCGATCTGACCCTGGAGTACCTGAAGCAGCGCAAGCAGTTCGGTGTGCCCATTGGCCGGTTCCAGGTTCTGCAGCACCGCATGGTAGACATGATGTCGGAACTGGAGCAGGCCCGCTCCATGGCCATCCTGGCTGCCAGCGTGGCCGATGAACCCCAGAGCGACGAACGGCGCCGGATTCTGTCCGCAGCCAAGAACGTGATCGGCCGCAGTGGCCAGTTCATTTCCGAGCAGGGCATCCAGTCCCACGGCGGTATCGGCATGACCTGGGAATACAACTTCGCCCATTACGCCAAACGCCTGATCATGATCAACCACCAGCTCGGCGATGACGATTTCCACCTAGAGCGTTACGCCACCCTGTTACAGGCCAGCTAA
- a CDS encoding acyl-CoA dehydrogenase family protein → MNMNYTAEELAFRDEVRAFLDEKLPADIAAKVKGFRRLSKEDHQRWQKILSEQGWYATHWPEEYGGVKWTPVQKHIWDEESCRYGVPRSIPFGVNMVAPVIIKFGTEEQKQKYLPRILSGEDWWCQGYSEPGAGSDLASLKTRAVREGDHYIVNGQKTWTTLGQHANMIFCLVRTNTEVKAQEGISFLLIDMNTPGITVRPIITLDGEHEVNEVFFEDVKVPAENLVGEEDKGWTYAKYLLTYERTGLAGIGLSKAALQHLKELASRRLKNGKPLIEDTAFSQRIAQVDIDLMAAAISNLRIVASVEGGGMPGAESSMLKVRGTEIRQAINDLARRAIGPYAIPFVEEELDLDYDGDFLSDKNAAPLAAQYFNNRKLSIFGGSNEIQKNIVSKMILGL, encoded by the coding sequence ATGAACATGAACTACACGGCCGAGGAACTGGCCTTCCGTGACGAAGTGCGCGCGTTCCTGGATGAGAAGTTACCGGCGGATATCGCCGCCAAGGTGAAAGGGTTCCGCCGGCTGTCCAAAGAGGACCACCAGCGCTGGCAGAAAATCCTGAGCGAACAGGGCTGGTACGCCACTCACTGGCCGGAAGAATACGGCGGTGTGAAATGGACCCCGGTTCAGAAGCACATCTGGGATGAAGAATCCTGCCGGTATGGGGTACCTCGCTCCATTCCCTTCGGCGTCAACATGGTCGCCCCGGTGATCATCAAGTTCGGCACCGAAGAGCAGAAACAGAAGTATCTGCCCCGCATCCTCAGTGGTGAGGACTGGTGGTGCCAGGGCTACTCCGAGCCCGGTGCCGGTTCTGACCTGGCGTCCCTGAAAACCCGCGCTGTCCGCGAGGGAGACCATTACATCGTCAACGGCCAGAAGACCTGGACCACCCTCGGTCAGCACGCCAACATGATTTTCTGTCTGGTGCGCACCAATACCGAGGTAAAAGCCCAGGAGGGCATCTCCTTCCTGCTGATCGACATGAACACGCCCGGCATCACCGTGCGGCCGATCATCACCCTCGATGGCGAGCACGAAGTGAACGAGGTGTTCTTCGAGGACGTGAAAGTGCCGGCGGAAAACCTGGTGGGCGAGGAAGACAAGGGCTGGACCTACGCCAAGTATCTGCTCACCTACGAGCGGACCGGTCTGGCCGGGATCGGTCTGTCCAAGGCGGCCCTTCAGCACCTCAAGGAGCTGGCTTCGCGCCGCCTGAAGAACGGCAAGCCGCTGATCGAGGATACTGCTTTCAGCCAACGCATTGCCCAGGTGGACATTGACCTTATGGCAGCGGCAATCAGCAACCTGCGTATCGTTGCCTCGGTCGAGGGCGGCGGTATGCCCGGGGCGGAGAGCTCCATGCTCAAGGTCCGCGGTACCGAGATCCGTCAGGCCATCAATGATCTGGCCCGCCGGGCCATCGGCCCCTACGCGATCCCGTTCGTGGAAGAAGAGCTGGATCTGGACTACGACGGCGACTTCCTCTCGGACAAAAACGCCGCCCCGTTGGCAGCCCAGTACTTCAACAACCGCAAGCTGTCGATTTTCGGCGGGTCCAACGAGATCCAGAAGAACATCGTGTCGAAAATGATTCTCGGGCTTTAA
- a CDS encoding DcaP family trimeric outer membrane transporter produces the protein MTTTTPFNTRPLVRAVALAGAPLMLLAAATATAQDNSELQELRDRVQQLEEKLAGAVSTAPELQEDNTYLLRNGDGIKIGDTTISFGGFIKADAIFGSDGNGSLNGYSIGLPRTFAKAAANGSSDWKTGFSARESRISIGTSTEDVFGHDLTTYIEMDFNQDLNDGFSETGNEIVSNSYAPRLRQAYGSWNGWDFGQTYTTFTDLAAMPEILNQGKQAAFIYATQPMLRYNMAVPGGKLMVALENPEDGYYGNSYDDQSYPDLTARYQIRGRFGFYSIAGMVRSFEDDAADKTETSGAVSLSARIPTIGRDDLRLQYSYGALGRYMGLLTYPDVDLGALAAGEVEPLKTYGATAAYRHFWSSDWRSSVTVSHTEIVDDLEFSPAGTLSYFDSSTSVHANLLWSAHKNLTLGLEYAYWDFGEIATKGSEQYEQVMASAKLSF, from the coding sequence ATGACAACAACAACACCCTTCAACACCCGTCCACTTGTCCGCGCCGTCGCCCTTGCCGGTGCTCCCCTGATGCTGCTGGCCGCAGCAACCGCAACCGCCCAGGACAATAGCGAGTTGCAGGAGCTGCGAGACCGGGTGCAGCAGCTGGAAGAAAAGCTCGCCGGTGCGGTATCAACGGCGCCCGAGTTGCAGGAGGACAACACCTATCTGCTGCGGAATGGTGACGGCATCAAGATCGGGGACACCACAATTTCCTTCGGCGGTTTTATCAAGGCGGACGCCATCTTTGGTTCCGATGGTAATGGCAGTCTCAACGGCTATTCCATTGGCCTGCCCCGGACCTTCGCCAAAGCCGCCGCCAACGGTAGCAGTGACTGGAAGACCGGCTTCAGCGCCCGGGAATCCCGGATCAGTATCGGGACCAGCACCGAAGACGTCTTCGGACACGACCTGACCACCTACATCGAGATGGACTTCAATCAGGACCTGAACGACGGGTTCAGCGAAACCGGCAATGAAATCGTCTCCAACAGTTACGCGCCGCGCCTGCGCCAGGCCTATGGTTCATGGAATGGCTGGGACTTCGGGCAGACCTACACTACTTTTACCGACCTTGCCGCCATGCCGGAAATCCTCAACCAGGGTAAGCAGGCGGCTTTTATTTACGCGACCCAACCCATGCTGCGTTACAACATGGCTGTGCCGGGCGGCAAGCTGATGGTGGCGCTGGAAAATCCGGAAGACGGTTACTATGGCAATTCCTATGATGATCAGTCCTATCCGGACCTGACAGCCCGTTACCAGATCCGTGGCAGATTCGGCTTCTATTCCATTGCCGGCATGGTTCGCAGCTTCGAGGACGACGCCGCGGACAAGACCGAGACCTCCGGCGCGGTGTCACTCAGCGCACGCATCCCCACCATCGGTCGTGACGATCTGCGCCTTCAATACAGTTATGGCGCCCTGGGGCGTTATATGGGGCTGCTGACCTACCCGGATGTGGATCTGGGCGCCCTGGCGGCAGGTGAGGTGGAGCCGCTGAAGACCTATGGCGCCACGGCGGCGTATCGTCATTTCTGGTCTTCGGACTGGCGTTCGTCCGTGACGGTCTCGCACACCGAGATCGTGGACGACCTGGAATTCTCGCCGGCAGGCACCCTGAGCTACTTCGATAGTTCTACCTCCGTCCACGCCAACCTGCTGTGGTCAGCCCACAAGAATCTCACCCTGGGCCTGGAGTACGCGTATTGGGACTTTGGCGAGATCGCGACCAAAGGCAGCGAGCAATATGAGCAGGTGATGGCTTCGGCGAAACTGAGCTTTTGA
- a CDS encoding acetyl-CoA carboxylase biotin carboxylase subunit: MAIRKLLIANRGEIAVRIARACSELGIRSVAIHSEADEYSLHVKKADEAYQISKDPLSGYLNPHHIVNMAVETGCDALHPGYGFLSENAELAAICEQRSITFVGPSAHAISSMGDKTQARQTALAAGVPVTPGSEGNLEDVEDAVTQAADIGYPVMLKATSGGGGRGIRRCDNEKELRQNYERVISEATKSFGSAEVFLEKCIIEPRHIEVQILADTHGNVVHLYERDCSIQRRNQKLIELAPSPQLKESQREYIGDLAKRVAKQCGYVNAGTVEFLLDHDGSFYFMEMNTRVQVEHTITEEITGVDIIKAQIRIAGGEPLGLKQEDISYRGFAAQFRINAEDPKNGFLPSFGRISRYYSAGGPGVRTDANMYTGYEIPPYYDSMCAKLIVWAMDWPELIARSRRALGDMGIYGVQTTIPYYKQILEHPDFQAADFNTGFVERNPQLLEYSTKTRPESIATAIAAAIAAQAGL; encoded by the coding sequence ATGGCTATAAGGAAGCTGCTGATCGCCAATCGCGGAGAGATTGCGGTCAGGATTGCCCGGGCCTGTAGTGAACTGGGTATTCGCTCAGTTGCCATTCATTCGGAGGCTGACGAGTACTCCCTGCACGTCAAGAAAGCCGACGAAGCCTATCAGATCAGCAAGGATCCCCTGTCGGGATACCTCAATCCCCACCATATTGTGAATATGGCGGTGGAAACCGGCTGCGATGCGCTGCATCCAGGCTACGGTTTTCTGTCGGAGAACGCTGAACTTGCAGCCATCTGCGAGCAGCGCAGTATTACTTTCGTGGGGCCTTCCGCCCACGCCATCTCGTCCATGGGCGACAAGACCCAGGCCCGCCAGACGGCCCTTGCGGCTGGCGTTCCGGTGACTCCCGGTTCCGAGGGCAATCTGGAAGATGTCGAGGACGCTGTTACCCAGGCCGCTGACATCGGTTACCCGGTTATGCTCAAGGCCACCTCCGGAGGTGGCGGGCGCGGTATCCGCCGCTGCGATAACGAGAAGGAGTTGCGCCAGAACTACGAGCGGGTGATTTCCGAGGCCACCAAGTCGTTCGGCAGTGCCGAGGTGTTCCTGGAGAAATGCATCATCGAGCCGCGTCACATTGAGGTCCAGATCCTCGCGGATACCCATGGCAACGTGGTTCATCTGTACGAACGGGACTGCTCGATCCAGCGCCGCAACCAGAAGCTGATCGAACTGGCGCCGTCACCGCAGCTGAAGGAGAGCCAGCGCGAATACATCGGTGACCTGGCCAAGCGGGTTGCAAAGCAGTGCGGCTACGTCAATGCCGGTACCGTCGAGTTCCTGCTGGATCACGATGGCAGTTTTTATTTCATGGAAATGAACACCCGGGTACAGGTGGAACACACCATCACTGAAGAAATTACCGGGGTGGACATCATCAAGGCCCAGATCCGTATTGCAGGGGGTGAGCCCCTGGGCTTGAAGCAGGAGGACATCAGCTATCGCGGTTTCGCGGCCCAGTTCCGTATCAACGCCGAGGACCCGAAGAACGGCTTTCTGCCAAGCTTTGGCCGGATCAGCCGCTATTACTCCGCCGGCGGTCCCGGTGTTCGCACAGACGCTAACATGTACACCGGCTACGAGATCCCACCCTACTACGACTCCATGTGCGCCAAACTGATTGTCTGGGCCATGGACTGGCCGGAGCTGATTGCCCGGTCGCGCCGGGCCCTTGGAGACATGGGCATCTACGGTGTCCAGACCACCATTCCCTACTACAAGCAGATTCTGGAGCATCCGGATTTCCAGGCCGCTGATTTCAATACCGGCTTTGTCGAGCGTAATCCGCAGTTGCTTGAGTACAGCACCAAGACCCGCCCTGAATCCATAGCCACAGCCATTGCCGCCGCCATCGCAGCCCAGGCGGGCCTGTAA
- the oadA gene encoding sodium-extruding oxaloacetate decarboxylase subunit alpha, producing MTKRKIHITDVILRDAHQSLIATRMRTEDMLPACEWLDQAGYWSLECWGGATFDACVRFLKEDPWERLRTLRKALPNTRLQMLLRGQNLLGYRHYGDDVVEAFVAKAAENGMDVFRIFDALNDVRNLETSIKAVKKAGKHAQGTICYTVSPVHGTDAYLEQAKAMAEMGADSIAIKDMAGLLTPAVTAELVGKLKQTLNLPVFLHSHATSGMAPMCQWAAMEAGVDHIDTALSAFAGGTSHPPTESLVAALHDAGFETGLNLELLDKATRHFREVRKKYHQFESDYNGVDTSVLLSQVPGGMMSNLANQLKEQGALDRIQDVFEEIPRVRKDLGYPPLVTPTSQIVGTQALINVLAGKRYESITNEVKKYLQGWYGKAPASVDQELQRRAVGKEELVEERPANLIPRELDELRKQVGELATSEEDVLTYAMFPDQAKAYLEQRRDGTLQPEPLEPLPAKSSGGPVDTRFKITVHGESYDIHVTGANPVSDSERRFYMTVDGVPEEIHLESHGDGNEGSARSGGRASASKEGDVTTSMPGNIVDVLVNEGDEVQAGDPVLIIEAMKMETEVKATISGSVKGVFIAKGDRVVPGEVLVEIE from the coding sequence ATGACCAAGCGCAAGATTCATATTACCGACGTTATCCTCAGAGATGCCCACCAGTCCCTGATTGCCACGCGCATGCGCACCGAAGACATGCTCCCGGCCTGTGAGTGGCTGGATCAGGCCGGTTACTGGTCCCTGGAATGCTGGGGCGGTGCCACCTTCGACGCCTGCGTACGTTTCCTGAAGGAAGACCCGTGGGAGCGCCTGCGCACCCTGCGCAAGGCTTTGCCCAACACCCGTCTGCAGATGCTGCTGCGTGGTCAGAACCTGTTGGGCTATCGCCATTACGGCGATGACGTGGTGGAGGCCTTTGTCGCCAAGGCGGCGGAAAACGGCATGGACGTATTCCGCATTTTCGATGCCCTGAACGATGTGCGTAACCTGGAGACCAGTATCAAGGCTGTGAAGAAAGCCGGTAAACACGCCCAGGGCACCATCTGCTATACCGTGAGCCCCGTGCACGGCACAGACGCTTACCTTGAGCAGGCCAAAGCCATGGCGGAGATGGGTGCAGACAGCATTGCCATCAAGGACATGGCCGGTCTCCTGACGCCGGCGGTAACCGCCGAACTGGTGGGCAAGCTGAAGCAGACCCTGAACCTGCCGGTGTTCCTGCATTCTCACGCCACCTCGGGCATGGCACCCATGTGCCAGTGGGCGGCCATGGAAGCGGGGGTTGATCATATCGATACCGCCCTGTCGGCCTTTGCCGGCGGTACCAGCCATCCACCCACAGAGTCACTGGTGGCGGCACTGCACGATGCCGGGTTTGAAACCGGGCTGAACCTTGAGCTGTTGGACAAGGCCACCCGCCACTTCCGGGAAGTGCGCAAGAAATATCACCAGTTTGAGAGCGACTACAACGGTGTTGATACCTCCGTGCTGCTGTCCCAGGTGCCCGGGGGCATGATGTCCAACCTCGCGAACCAGCTGAAGGAGCAGGGTGCGCTGGATCGAATCCAGGACGTGTTCGAGGAAATTCCACGGGTGCGCAAGGACCTGGGTTATCCGCCGCTGGTAACCCCGACTTCTCAGATTGTCGGTACCCAGGCGTTGATCAATGTGCTGGCGGGCAAGCGCTACGAGTCCATCACCAACGAGGTGAAGAAATACCTCCAGGGCTGGTATGGCAAGGCCCCAGCGTCCGTGGATCAGGAGCTCCAGCGTCGCGCGGTCGGTAAGGAAGAGCTGGTGGAAGAGCGCCCGGCCAACCTGATTCCGCGGGAGCTGGATGAACTGCGCAAGCAGGTGGGTGAACTGGCAACCAGCGAGGAAGATGTCCTGACTTACGCCATGTTCCCGGACCAGGCCAAGGCGTATCTCGAACAGCGGCGCGATGGCACCCTGCAGCCAGAGCCGCTCGAACCGTTACCCGCCAAAAGCAGTGGTGGCCCGGTGGATACCCGCTTCAAGATCACGGTCCATGGCGAAAGCTATGATATTCACGTGACCGGGGCCAACCCGGTCAGCGACAGCGAGCGCCGGTTCTATATGACGGTGGACGGTGTTCCCGAGGAGATTCACCTGGAGTCCCATGGTGATGGGAATGAGGGCAGTGCCAGGAGCGGCGGCCGTGCCAGTGCCTCCAAGGAGGGCGACGTCACCACCAGTATGCCCGGTAACATTGTCGATGTGCTGGTCAATGAGGGTGACGAGGTGCAGGCCGGCGATCCGGTGCTGATCATCGAGGCCATGAAGATGGAAACCGAGGTAAAGGCGACCATTTCCGGATCCGTCAAGGGGGTGTTTATCGCCAAGGGCGATCGGGTCGTGCCCGGTGAGGTGTTGGTGGAAATTGAGTAA